In a genomic window of Pontibacter liquoris:
- a CDS encoding DUF6691 family protein, with amino-acid sequence MKGLKFILAGILFGIVMSKSEAISWFRIQEMFRFQSFHMYGIIGTAVVLGTLATFLIKKYKLRDYQGNPIVFTPKEKAVSRYLIGGIIFGLGWALTGACPGPMFVNIGHGYWAIVLAIGGAIAGTYTYGVIKDRLPH; translated from the coding sequence GTGAAAGGACTTAAATTTATACTAGCCGGCATCTTGTTTGGCATTGTAATGAGCAAATCGGAAGCCATCTCGTGGTTCCGTATCCAGGAGATGTTTCGCTTCCAGTCGTTCCACATGTATGGCATTATCGGCACGGCCGTAGTACTGGGCACCCTTGCCACCTTCCTGATCAAAAAGTATAAGCTGCGCGACTACCAGGGCAACCCGATCGTATTTACGCCCAAAGAAAAGGCTGTATCGCGCTACCTCATCGGCGGCATCATTTTCGGGTTGGGCTGGGCGCTGACAGGTGCCTGCCCGGGGCCTATGTTCGTAAATATTGGGCACGGCTACTGGGCAATTGTACTGGCTATAGGAGGTGCTATTGCAGGTACTTATACTTATGGCGTCATCAAAGACCGGCTGCCGCATTAA